A genomic region of Chlorobaculum parvum NCIB 8327 contains the following coding sequences:
- a CDS encoding lysylphosphatidylglycerol synthase transmembrane domain-containing protein, with translation MNKTRYTAILAGVLLLAGFAYIGLNYGELARFVQLIAHIDPLWIAVAVLLQAGTYGSLAWIWYRILAVQAVRAPFLQLIPLAVAKLFADQALPSGGISGMAFVIAAFKRRQISGSLGMGVMLLTLLSFYISFAIVAVVALLELWAHHEAHRWMAWVAGIFLLMSLIVPGVILLLKRGGHQRHLPGRLLRFPLVARFFGMLEEVPDDLWRKPWLMAELTVYQTAVFLLDAATLLAMLYALGDTVPFVLVFASFVMASVVATVSLIPMGLGSFELTCTGLLVSGGVSVESAVTATLLLRGFTLWIPMIPGLLITRRVAK, from the coding sequence ATGAACAAAACCAGATATACCGCGATACTGGCTGGCGTCCTCTTGTTGGCAGGGTTTGCCTACATCGGTCTCAATTACGGGGAGCTTGCCCGTTTCGTACAGCTTATCGCGCATATCGATCCCCTCTGGATTGCTGTGGCCGTTCTGTTGCAGGCCGGAACCTATGGCTCGCTTGCCTGGATCTGGTACCGCATTCTGGCTGTTCAGGCTGTCCGTGCCCCCTTCCTGCAACTGATTCCTCTGGCCGTCGCCAAGCTGTTTGCCGATCAGGCGTTGCCTTCAGGGGGAATCAGCGGTATGGCTTTCGTGATTGCCGCATTCAAGCGGCGTCAGATTTCCGGATCGCTTGGCATGGGCGTTATGCTGCTTACCCTGCTTTCGTTCTATATCTCTTTTGCCATCGTTGCGGTGGTGGCGCTGCTGGAATTGTGGGCGCATCACGAAGCGCATCGCTGGATGGCTTGGGTTGCCGGTATTTTTCTGTTAATGTCTTTGATCGTTCCCGGCGTCATTCTGCTGTTGAAGAGGGGTGGACATCAGCGCCACCTGCCGGGCAGGCTATTGCGTTTTCCTCTGGTTGCCCGATTTTTCGGTATGCTTGAGGAGGTGCCGGACGATCTCTGGCGAAAGCCCTGGCTGATGGCTGAGCTGACCGTCTATCAGACGGCGGTTTTTCTGCTCGATGCAGCCACGCTTCTTGCAATGCTTTACGCTTTGGGGGATACGGTGCCGTTCGTTTTGGTGTTTGCCTCTTTTGTGATGGCCTCGGTTGTCGCCACGGTCAGCCTGATTCCGATGGGACTGGGCTCCTTCGAACTCACCTGCACAGGCTTGCTGGTGTCAGGCGGGGTCAGCGTCGAGTCGGCAGTGACCGCCACGCTTCTTCTTCGTGGTTTTACACTCTGGATTCCCATGATTCCGGGATTGTTGATAACCCGCCGAGTTGCCAAGTGA
- a CDS encoding TorD/DmsD family molecular chaperone — MSSPLQKALVFKFLSRTLAYPNQAFIPTLVEVSDEIETGKEERQALIRAFELEETEPLQAEYTRLFINGYPHTACPPYESIYLEKRMHGDAAVAVSAAYAEWEMTVEPGLIDHLSTELEFLAFLASAESLDKAVSKDAQKASERFIRQHLCRWVPQFIDDLKEGAKLEAYRKLGELMESVLGEYCEKG; from the coding sequence ATGAGTTCACCATTGCAGAAGGCGCTCGTCTTCAAATTTCTGAGCCGCACCCTGGCCTATCCGAACCAGGCGTTCATTCCTACGCTCGTCGAGGTATCGGACGAAATCGAAACGGGCAAAGAGGAGCGTCAGGCACTCATCAGAGCCTTCGAGCTTGAGGAGACCGAGCCGCTTCAGGCCGAATACACGCGCCTGTTCATCAACGGCTACCCGCACACCGCCTGCCCGCCCTACGAATCGATCTATCTGGAAAAGCGGATGCACGGCGACGCTGCCGTAGCGGTCTCTGCCGCCTATGCCGAATGGGAGATGACCGTGGAGCCGGGACTGATCGACCACCTATCGACAGAGCTGGAGTTCCTTGCCTTTCTCGCCTCCGCGGAATCGCTGGACAAAGCCGTGAGCAAGGATGCCCAAAAAGCCTCAGAGCGATTCATCCGTCAGCACCTCTGCCGCTGGGTGCCACAATTTATTGATGATTTGAAAGAGGGCGCGAAACTCGAAGCCTACCGAAAGCTGGGAGAATTGATGGAGAGCGTGCTAGGGGAATATTGCGAGAAAGGATGA
- a CDS encoding DUF2127 domain-containing protein, translating to MHKNVRGGLRAVALFEAGKGVLVFSLALLLSTFVSRDLPGILAEIKLRWHVDPSNHIPGLAKMLLHDLTGARLHFLIMLAAIYALMRFIEAYGLWFERRWAEWFALVSGGVYLPIELYEIARGFSWLKMGVLAINLIIVGYMAVLLIRGKVAPSIEQDAPDCVS from the coding sequence ATGCATAAAAATGTGAGGGGCGGTCTCCGGGCCGTTGCGTTATTCGAGGCCGGCAAGGGCGTTCTGGTTTTTTCGCTGGCGCTTCTGCTCTCAACGTTCGTTTCGCGCGATCTTCCCGGCATTCTTGCCGAGATCAAGCTGCGATGGCACGTCGATCCATCAAACCACATTCCGGGGCTGGCAAAAATGCTTCTGCATGATCTGACCGGAGCGCGCCTTCATTTTCTGATTATGCTTGCCGCTATCTACGCGCTCATGCGCTTCATCGAGGCTTACGGGCTCTGGTTCGAGCGACGGTGGGCCGAGTGGTTCGCGCTCGTGAGCGGGGGTGTGTATCTGCCGATCGAACTCTATGAGATTGCCCGGGGGTTCAGTTGGCTGAAGATGGGGGTGCTTGCGATCAATCTCATCATCGTCGGCTATATGGCTGTTCTGCTGATTCGCGGGAAGGTGGCGCCGTCCATAGAGCAGGATGCGCCTGATTGTGTTTCATGA
- the nrfD gene encoding NrfD/PsrC family molybdoenzyme membrane anchor subunit has translation MTFVHQEVWHWQIATYLFLGGLGGATFAISAVLHLFEGCDRKMLSVAVMSSIFFLVLGTIFLLADMLQPLKAIYALTNPKSWIFWGVIFINFYFVSAIAYVIPLLEVWPKLEPIIRKIPESILGLLERFNKLAALAGSAAGFLVAIYTGLLISAAPAINFWNTPALPLLFVISGFSTGAAFLLLLSTFSQNEFAHKITSKLEQLDAVLIVTELIILGAYFNFAMFLPTGARASAEYLFQSPLFIGGFFVAGLIVPLLIETYSIFFAGHGHEEKKSALPVLMASSLVLFGGFLLRIYVLKAGMFQFPW, from the coding sequence ATGACGTTTGTACATCAGGAAGTATGGCACTGGCAGATTGCCACCTACCTTTTTCTTGGAGGTCTGGGAGGCGCTACCTTTGCCATCAGCGCGGTGCTTCACCTCTTCGAGGGATGCGACCGCAAAATGCTTTCCGTGGCCGTCATGTCATCGATCTTCTTTTTGGTGCTTGGCACCATCTTCCTGCTCGCGGACATGCTCCAGCCACTCAAGGCTATCTACGCCCTCACCAATCCCAAATCGTGGATTTTCTGGGGCGTCATCTTTATCAACTTCTATTTTGTATCGGCTATCGCGTATGTGATACCACTGCTTGAGGTGTGGCCGAAACTCGAGCCGATCATCCGGAAAATTCCCGAGTCGATCCTCGGCCTTCTGGAGCGCTTTAACAAGCTGGCCGCGCTGGCCGGTTCGGCGGCAGGCTTTCTGGTGGCCATTTACACCGGCCTGTTGATTTCAGCGGCTCCGGCCATCAACTTCTGGAACACACCGGCCCTGCCGCTGCTGTTCGTGATCTCGGGATTCTCGACCGGCGCCGCCTTCCTCTTGCTGCTCTCGACCTTCTCGCAGAACGAGTTCGCGCACAAAATCACCTCCAAGCTGGAACAGCTCGACGCCGTCCTGATCGTCACCGAGCTGATCATTCTCGGAGCCTACTTCAACTTCGCAATGTTCCTGCCCACCGGCGCTCGCGCTTCGGCCGAGTACCTGTTCCAGAGCCCGCTCTTTATCGGCGGCTTCTTCGTGGCAGGCCTCATCGTGCCGTTGCTCATCGAGACCTACAGCATCTTCTTCGCCGGGCACGGGCACGAAGAAAAGAAGTCCGCACTGCCGGTTCTGATGGCCAGCTCGCTGGTGCTCTTCGGCGGTTTCCTCTTGCGTATCTACGTTCTGAAAGCCGGTATGTTCCAGTTCCCCTGGTAA
- the rnr gene encoding ribonuclease R: MARQRKTSRPRPEKGPAKKKKNRPARQHENNEKVRANDHILINEFLFKRGETSMATEIISFLTDHEGERFRSVELAKKMGYGESRQLPGFWYVLHKLQEDGVVDKDSNRCYGWAGLEPDTYEEHLVEGRHFPQPGKERYKVDQTYQGKLTTHPNGYGFVDVEGFDDDIFIGADMLGQSLHGDEVEVLVTKVPETYVSKQSPHQRCEGLIVNVVSRKLTTIVGTLQRENRRFLLKPDQRKILPEIHISVKDAKKAKDGAKVLAGDLEFLKNGTIQARVIEILGQAGESQVEVSAIARGLGIDETFEQELLTFAEKVREEITDEDLKERLDIRDKDVFTIDPVDAKDFDDALSIEKLGNGGGYKVGVHIADVSHYVPENSALDKEARKRATSVYLVDRVIPMLPSRLSEKVCSLNPGVDRMAFSVFFNITKKGEVKKFEFHKTVIHSKRRFTYEDVQQIIDAGKGDYVEELQALESLSKTIRAQRMESGGLEFETEEVRFKLGSNGEPVEVIKKERLDSHRLIEEFMLLANRTVAAYLTARYAENEKNPHPVIYRVHGAPQMERVQVLANFVRKIGFDLKLDRKGKDSATVSSRALRELLQKVHGTNVEFLVNELVLRSMSKAVYMSSNDGHFGLGFEHYTHFTSPIRRYPDLVIHRILFEYETTRKKRRKVTPERITEISATITEVCQITNEREKIATEAERESVKLKQVEYMSSHLGNTYGGVITGATEYGIYVRMTDFAIEGLVHMRNLKDDYYEYDEATYSLVGRRKHRRLQIGQRLKVKVHEVDLTRRTIDLTLA, translated from the coding sequence GTGGCAAGACAACGCAAGACATCAAGACCGCGTCCCGAGAAAGGTCCGGCGAAGAAAAAGAAAAACCGCCCGGCGCGTCAACATGAGAACAATGAAAAAGTACGGGCGAACGATCATATTCTGATCAACGAATTTCTGTTCAAGCGGGGTGAAACCTCCATGGCGACGGAGATCATCTCGTTCCTGACCGATCACGAAGGCGAACGCTTCAGGTCGGTGGAACTGGCCAAAAAGATGGGGTATGGCGAGTCTCGCCAGCTTCCGGGTTTCTGGTACGTGCTGCACAAGTTGCAGGAGGACGGCGTCGTTGACAAGGACAGCAATCGCTGCTACGGCTGGGCTGGACTGGAACCCGACACCTACGAGGAGCATCTGGTCGAGGGCCGTCACTTCCCGCAGCCCGGCAAGGAGCGCTACAAGGTCGATCAGACCTACCAGGGCAAGCTCACTACCCATCCCAACGGTTACGGCTTCGTCGATGTCGAAGGCTTCGATGACGATATTTTCATCGGTGCCGACATGCTTGGTCAGTCGCTGCATGGCGACGAGGTCGAGGTGCTGGTTACCAAAGTGCCTGAAACCTACGTGTCGAAGCAGTCGCCGCACCAGCGTTGCGAGGGGCTTATTGTCAATGTGGTCAGCCGCAAGCTTACGACGATTGTCGGCACGCTTCAGCGCGAAAACCGCCGTTTTCTGCTCAAGCCCGACCAGCGCAAGATTCTGCCCGAAATTCACATCTCCGTCAAGGACGCCAAAAAAGCCAAGGATGGCGCCAAGGTGTTGGCTGGCGATCTGGAGTTCCTGAAGAACGGCACGATCCAGGCCAGGGTGATCGAGATTCTCGGTCAGGCCGGAGAGTCGCAGGTCGAAGTGAGCGCCATCGCTCGTGGCCTCGGTATTGACGAGACTTTCGAGCAGGAGCTGCTGACCTTCGCTGAAAAGGTTCGCGAAGAGATTACCGACGAGGATCTTAAAGAGCGGCTCGACATTCGCGACAAGGACGTCTTCACCATCGATCCGGTCGATGCGAAGGATTTCGACGACGCGCTCTCGATCGAGAAGCTCGGCAATGGCGGCGGCTACAAGGTCGGCGTGCACATCGCCGACGTGTCGCACTACGTGCCTGAGAATTCGGCGCTCGACAAGGAAGCTCGCAAGCGTGCCACGTCAGTCTACCTCGTTGACCGCGTGATTCCGATGCTGCCGTCGCGCCTTTCCGAAAAGGTGTGCAGCCTCAATCCGGGCGTGGATCGCATGGCTTTCTCGGTTTTCTTCAATATCACCAAAAAGGGTGAGGTCAAGAAGTTCGAGTTCCACAAGACGGTCATCCACTCCAAGCGCCGTTTTACCTACGAAGACGTGCAGCAGATTATCGATGCTGGCAAAGGGGATTACGTCGAGGAGCTGCAAGCGCTTGAAAGCCTGAGCAAGACGATTCGTGCCCAGCGCATGGAGTCGGGCGGGCTTGAATTCGAGACCGAGGAGGTGCGCTTCAAGCTCGGCAGCAATGGTGAACCGGTCGAGGTCATCAAGAAGGAGCGGCTCGACAGCCACCGCCTGATCGAGGAGTTCATGCTGCTGGCCAACCGCACGGTGGCCGCCTACCTGACCGCCCGGTACGCCGAGAACGAAAAGAATCCGCATCCGGTGATCTACCGCGTGCACGGTGCTCCTCAGATGGAGCGGGTGCAGGTGCTGGCCAACTTTGTACGCAAGATCGGCTTCGACCTCAAGCTCGACCGCAAGGGCAAAGACAGCGCCACGGTGTCGTCCAGAGCGCTGCGCGAGCTGTTGCAGAAGGTGCACGGCACGAACGTCGAGTTCCTGGTCAACGAGCTGGTGCTGCGCTCCATGTCGAAGGCGGTCTATATGTCCTCCAACGACGGCCACTTCGGCCTCGGTTTCGAGCACTACACGCACTTCACCTCGCCCATCAGGCGCTACCCGGATCTGGTCATACACCGCATTCTGTTCGAGTACGAAACGACGCGCAAGAAGCGTCGCAAGGTGACGCCCGAAAGGATCACCGAGATCAGCGCGACCATCACCGAGGTGTGCCAGATCACCAACGAGCGCGAGAAAATCGCCACCGAGGCGGAGCGCGAGTCGGTCAAGCTCAAGCAGGTGGAGTACATGTCGAGCCATCTCGGCAACACCTACGGAGGCGTCATCACCGGCGCGACCGAGTACGGCATTTACGTGCGCATGACCGACTTCGCCATCGAGGGTCTGGTGCACATGCGCAACCTCAAGGACGACTACTACGAATACGACGAGGCGACCTACTCACTCGTCGGTAGGCGCAAACACCGTCGCCTGCAAATCGGCCAGCGGTTGAAAGTAAAGGTGCACGAAGTCGATCTGACGAGAAGAACAATCGATCTCACGCTGGCGTGA
- a CDS encoding 4Fe-4S dicluster domain-containing protein gives MARYGMVMDMRTCVGCQACMAACSAENQTPFWSEKFRTHVEDKEQGSFPDVRRVLLPRLCMHCENTPCLSACPTGATHMNDDGIVLVNNDRCIGCYACCIACPYDARYPYDREDVEKEHELYGEDVTHKVPHVDKCTFCVQRLAQNLEPACAATCPTHSRIFGDLDDPSSEAHKLATSGKAQALNQGLGTSPKVFYIPS, from the coding sequence ATGGCCCGTTATGGAATGGTAATGGATATGCGTACCTGCGTCGGCTGTCAGGCCTGCATGGCTGCCTGCTCGGCTGAAAACCAGACGCCCTTCTGGAGCGAGAAGTTCCGGACGCATGTCGAAGACAAAGAACAGGGTTCATTCCCTGATGTGCGCAGAGTGCTGCTTCCGCGCCTCTGTATGCACTGCGAAAACACCCCGTGCCTGTCGGCCTGTCCGACCGGGGCAACCCATATGAACGATGATGGTATCGTGCTGGTCAACAACGACCGCTGCATCGGCTGCTACGCCTGCTGCATCGCCTGTCCGTACGATGCCCGCTACCCTTACGACCGCGAGGATGTCGAAAAGGAGCACGAACTGTACGGCGAGGATGTCACGCACAAGGTGCCTCACGTTGACAAGTGCACCTTCTGCGTGCAGCGACTGGCTCAAAATCTGGAGCCCGCATGCGCAGCCACCTGCCCGACCCATTCGAGGATCTTCGGCGATCTCGACGACCCGTCGAGCGAGGCGCACAAGCTTGCCACCAGCGGCAAGGCGCAGGCGCTGAACCAGGGGCTCGGCACCTCTCCGAAAGTATTTTACATCCCATCATAG
- a CDS encoding molybdopterin-dependent oxidoreductase translates to MHKTHISRRQFLKAAGVIGGMSLLHPIWGMATAPATEGAAASSTTTWVPSICNFCSSFCDIKVQTKESDGVRRIVKIDGNEDSPLNRGRICARGQAGLRQTYDPDRLKQPLIRVAGSKRGEWNYRAATWDEAYEYIVSRLQKINPWETSLIGGWTACVSYMHFSLPFCQTMQIPNIIASPLQHCVTAGHLGTDLVTGNFNVHDEILADFENARYILFSLNNASVAAISTARAVRFGQAKKNGAKVVCLDPRMGELASKADEWIPVKPGTDHAFFLAMLHTLLREKLYDAAFVSKHTNAPFLAYKDEKGSVHLAADMSGGKPSAYYVYDAISNGIRAVPAYTNSNEKTTAGGRIQPSLNAPKGLTWNGHNVTTVFDLFIEESEPFTPEWAAEITDIPASTIRRIAVEFGQARPALVDPGWMGARYHHLIGQRRLQAIIQTLVGGIDKPGGWMMSGEYHHRSEKAWHNMQHGIDSSHEPPVERPGMGFAHGLLDIFANPKAWEHGKPALSFAWAMEQQKAGKPSAFLPAMADTGLLEAVKGEMTYNGEPYRMKALIMNAANPIRHYFPAKRWEEILTNDNLDLVVAIDVLPSDTTLYADVILPNHTYLERNEPLLYPLGPETGIGYTTRLRAIDPLFDTRDTTDILCEIARRMGKLDHYLEGIAEYAGLDPEMLKSEAEAAHKAGKPLNEAFLKTAYVAMGKFSGKLTGKEMTGAQVEATIRDKGLLLLKNADEVVEEMNLPRKIPVPTMSGRLELFSPILESFTQQAGQQPIFNPVLGYVPRMVTDQGDKNDLSSDEFYFTYGKVPVVSHASTNNNNALLAAVTEPKKGQFMGLWMNTAKAKALGLSNGQEVEVTNLRYGPKVKATLFTTEMIRPDTVFLPSAYGSRNKKLSVAGGKGTALNELMPYSIEPIAASFMSQEFTVSVKPVNS, encoded by the coding sequence ATGCACAAAACACACATTTCACGCCGTCAGTTTCTCAAAGCGGCTGGCGTAATCGGCGGCATGTCCCTCCTGCATCCGATCTGGGGCATGGCCACCGCTCCGGCTACGGAGGGCGCCGCTGCAAGCAGCACGACCACCTGGGTGCCGAGCATCTGTAACTTCTGCTCTTCGTTCTGCGACATCAAGGTCCAGACCAAAGAGAGCGATGGCGTGCGTCGAATCGTCAAAATCGATGGCAACGAAGATAGCCCGCTGAATCGTGGACGCATCTGCGCCCGCGGCCAGGCCGGCCTTCGCCAGACCTATGATCCGGATCGCCTCAAGCAGCCGCTGATTCGCGTCGCGGGCAGCAAGCGCGGCGAGTGGAACTACCGCGCGGCAACCTGGGACGAAGCATACGAGTACATCGTCAGCCGTCTGCAGAAAATCAATCCCTGGGAAACCAGCCTTATCGGCGGCTGGACGGCGTGCGTATCGTACATGCACTTCAGCCTGCCCTTCTGCCAGACCATGCAGATTCCCAATATCATCGCCTCGCCGCTTCAGCACTGCGTGACGGCGGGTCACCTCGGCACCGATCTGGTGACCGGCAACTTCAACGTGCACGACGAGATTCTGGCCGACTTCGAAAACGCCCGATACATCCTCTTCAGCCTGAACAACGCCTCGGTGGCGGCTATCTCGACCGCTCGCGCTGTGCGCTTCGGGCAGGCAAAGAAGAACGGTGCGAAAGTGGTCTGTCTCGACCCGCGCATGGGCGAGCTGGCCTCGAAGGCAGACGAGTGGATTCCGGTCAAACCGGGCACCGACCACGCCTTCTTCCTCGCAATGTTGCACACCCTGCTCCGCGAAAAGCTCTACGACGCAGCGTTCGTTTCTAAGCACACCAACGCTCCGTTCCTTGCCTACAAGGACGAAAAAGGCTCGGTGCATCTTGCCGCCGACATGAGCGGAGGCAAACCTTCGGCCTACTATGTATACGACGCGATCAGCAACGGCATCCGCGCCGTTCCGGCCTACACCAACAGCAACGAGAAAACGACTGCCGGTGGACGCATCCAGCCCTCGCTCAACGCGCCCAAAGGGCTGACCTGGAATGGCCACAACGTGACGACCGTGTTCGATCTGTTCATCGAAGAGTCCGAGCCGTTCACTCCCGAATGGGCAGCGGAAATCACCGATATTCCAGCATCAACCATTCGCCGCATCGCGGTCGAGTTCGGTCAGGCGCGACCGGCACTTGTCGATCCGGGATGGATGGGTGCACGCTACCACCACCTCATCGGACAGCGCCGTTTGCAGGCGATCATCCAGACGCTGGTCGGCGGTATCGACAAACCCGGAGGCTGGATGATGAGCGGCGAGTACCACCACCGTTCCGAAAAAGCGTGGCACAACATGCAGCACGGCATCGACAGCAGCCACGAGCCGCCGGTCGAACGCCCCGGCATGGGCTTCGCGCACGGCCTGCTCGACATCTTCGCCAACCCGAAGGCGTGGGAACATGGCAAACCCGCTCTGTCGTTCGCCTGGGCAATGGAGCAGCAAAAGGCTGGCAAGCCTTCGGCATTCCTGCCGGCCATGGCCGACACAGGCCTGCTCGAAGCGGTCAAGGGTGAAATGACCTACAACGGCGAACCGTACCGGATGAAGGCGCTCATCATGAACGCGGCCAACCCGATCCGCCACTACTTCCCGGCCAAACGGTGGGAGGAGATTCTCACCAACGACAATCTCGACCTGGTCGTGGCCATCGACGTACTGCCTTCGGACACGACGCTTTACGCGGATGTGATTCTGCCGAACCACACCTATCTGGAGCGCAACGAGCCTTTACTCTACCCGCTCGGCCCCGAAACCGGCATTGGTTACACCACCCGCCTGCGGGCGATCGATCCGCTCTTCGACACGCGCGATACCACCGACATTCTGTGCGAAATCGCACGCCGTATGGGCAAGCTCGACCACTATCTGGAGGGCATCGCCGAGTATGCAGGGCTTGATCCCGAAATGCTCAAGAGCGAGGCCGAAGCCGCACACAAGGCCGGCAAACCCCTCAACGAAGCGTTCCTCAAAACCGCTTACGTGGCGATGGGTAAATTCTCCGGCAAGCTCACCGGCAAGGAGATGACCGGCGCGCAGGTCGAGGCGACCATCAGGGACAAAGGTCTGCTCCTGCTCAAGAACGCCGACGAAGTGGTCGAAGAGATGAACCTGCCGCGCAAGATTCCCGTGCCGACCATGTCGGGACGTCTGGAGCTGTTCAGCCCGATTCTCGAATCGTTCACGCAGCAGGCCGGTCAGCAGCCCATCTTCAACCCGGTGCTCGGCTATGTACCACGCATGGTCACCGACCAGGGCGACAAGAACGATCTCAGCAGCGACGAGTTCTATTTCACCTACGGCAAAGTGCCGGTGGTGTCGCACGCATCGACCAACAACAACAATGCGCTGCTCGCCGCAGTCACCGAACCCAAAAAAGGCCAGTTCATGGGCCTGTGGATGAACACGGCAAAGGCAAAAGCGCTCGGCCTGTCCAACGGCCAGGAGGTAGAGGTCACCAACCTCCGCTACGGCCCAAAGGTGAAAGCCACGCTCTTCACCACCGAAATGATCCGGCCCGATACGGTCTTCCTGCCCTCGGCCTACGGCAGCAGGAACAAGAAACTCAGCGTCGCCGGAGGAAAGGGCACCGCACTGAACGAACTGATGCCTTACAGCATCGAGCCTATCGCGGCCTCGTTCATGTCGCAGGAGTTCACCGTAAGCGTCAAGCCTGTAAACAGTTAA
- a CDS encoding addiction module protein, whose protein sequence is MNTKQLIDEAVSLPVEERAFVVDSLLRSLNQPKSEIDKKWVTEAQRRLGELRSGKVQTIPGDEVFAKVWKRFEA, encoded by the coding sequence ATGAATACAAAGCAACTTATTGACGAAGCGGTGTCGCTGCCAGTTGAAGAGCGCGCATTCGTGGTGGATTCACTGCTGCGCAGCCTGAACCAGCCGAAATCAGAAATAGACAAAAAGTGGGTTACAGAAGCACAGCGTCGTCTTGGGGAGTTGCGATCTGGTAAAGTTCAGACAATTCCGGGTGATGAGGTCTTTGCGAAGGTTTGGAAAAGGTTTGAAGCATGA
- a CDS encoding deoxyribodipyrimidine photo-lyase, giving the protein MAKAITIDERRVRHLNQIEDQHGTVIYWMSRDQRVRHNWALLFASQKANQLGQPLEVVFTLAPGFLGAPMRHYDFMFRGLREVETRLRELGVLFTALYGEPGKTLPEYAASRNAGALVADFSPLKLVRDWKQEVAPGLSCTFYEVDAHNIVPCWLASPKQEYAARTIRPKLNTLREEFLTDFPEPELQHQPDKLPPPVEWDEMETLLKVDRSVKAVPALEPGEAAAELHLRDFVDGRLSRYADERNDPNSGAVSGLSPYLHFGQLSAQHAAFEAARSKASEANREAFVEELFIRRELSENYCYYNERYDSFDGIPEWAKKTLLEHTGDRRDAIYTPEQFEQAQTHDPLWNAAQTQLLETGVIHGYMRMYWAKKILEWSATPAAAFDIALMLNDRYALDGRDPNGYVGVAWSIGGLHDRPWVERPIYGTIRYMNANGCKRKFDVPRYIAEMSGSSQATLF; this is encoded by the coding sequence ATGGCCAAAGCAATAACAATCGACGAGCGTCGCGTGCGACACCTGAACCAGATCGAAGACCAGCACGGCACGGTCATCTACTGGATGTCGCGCGACCAGCGCGTGCGCCACAACTGGGCGCTGCTCTTCGCCAGCCAAAAGGCCAACCAGCTCGGCCAGCCGCTCGAAGTGGTGTTCACCCTCGCGCCCGGCTTTCTCGGCGCGCCGATGCGCCACTACGACTTCATGTTCCGCGGACTTCGTGAGGTGGAAACGAGACTGCGTGAGCTGGGCGTGCTGTTCACTGCGCTCTACGGCGAGCCGGGCAAAACGCTGCCGGAGTATGCCGCCAGCCGGAACGCAGGAGCGCTCGTCGCGGACTTCTCGCCGCTGAAGCTGGTGCGCGACTGGAAGCAGGAAGTCGCGCCAGGCCTCTCGTGCACGTTTTACGAAGTCGATGCGCACAACATCGTGCCGTGCTGGCTCGCCTCGCCAAAGCAGGAGTACGCCGCGCGCACGATCCGCCCGAAACTCAACACCCTGCGCGAGGAGTTTCTGACAGACTTCCCCGAACCGGAACTCCAGCATCAACCCGACAAGCTTCCGCCGCCGGTGGAGTGGGATGAGATGGAAACGCTGCTCAAGGTTGATCGCTCGGTCAAAGCCGTACCCGCGCTGGAGCCGGGCGAAGCGGCGGCGGAATTGCACCTGCGAGACTTCGTCGATGGCCGCCTGAGCCGCTACGCCGACGAGCGCAACGATCCAAACTCCGGCGCGGTTTCAGGCTTGTCGCCCTACCTGCACTTCGGCCAGCTTAGCGCCCAGCACGCCGCTTTCGAGGCTGCTCGGAGCAAAGCTTCGGAAGCTAACCGCGAAGCCTTCGTCGAAGAGCTGTTCATCCGACGGGAGCTATCGGAGAACTACTGCTACTACAACGAGCGGTACGACTCGTTCGACGGCATCCCCGAGTGGGCAAAAAAGACGCTGCTGGAACACACCGGCGACCGCCGCGACGCCATCTACACGCCAGAGCAGTTCGAGCAGGCGCAAACCCACGATCCACTCTGGAACGCCGCCCAGACGCAGTTGCTCGAAACCGGCGTCATCCACGGCTACATGCGCATGTACTGGGCCAAAAAGATTCTCGAATGGAGCGCCACCCCGGCGGCAGCCTTCGACATCGCGCTCATGCTCAACGATCGCTACGCCCTCGACGGACGCGATCCCAACGGCTACGTCGGCGTCGCCTGGTCAATCGGCGGCCTCCACGACCGCCCCTGGGTCGAGCGCCCGATCTATGGCACCATCCGCTACATGAACGCCAACGGCTGCAAAAGAAAATTCGACGTCCCCCGCTACATCGCCGAGATGAGCGGCTCGTCGCAGGCTACACTGTTCTGA
- a CDS encoding type II restriction endonuclease: protein MRSETLDATLKCKFFSRIIGIRIPTCKDRWRQVLNEANRIGKKHLLTVQQGISLNQFREMRAHDVQLVVPAEIIKLYHKDIRAEIMTLEGFLSEVKTLDS from the coding sequence ATGCGGTCAGAAACTCTTGATGCAACTTTGAAGTGCAAATTCTTTTCAAGAATTATAGGGATTCGCATTCCCACCTGCAAGGACAGGTGGAGGCAGGTACTGAACGAAGCGAACCGAATCGGCAAAAAGCATTTGCTGACCGTACAGCAAGGCATTTCGCTAAATCAGTTCCGTGAAATGCGTGCGCATGATGTGCAGCTCGTCGTTCCGGCAGAGATCATAAAATTGTATCACAAGGATATTCGAGCTGAAATCATGACACTTGAGGGATTTTTGAGCGAAGTAAAGACTCTGGATTCATGA